The following coding sequences lie in one Portunus trituberculatus isolate SZX2019 chromosome 26, ASM1759143v1, whole genome shotgun sequence genomic window:
- the LOC123509334 gene encoding carbohydrate sulfotransferase 11-like produces MERYSPSNIDVGEMSGEMEERRRRVEESCVEVLEPEEREEVNSGEFLISDKYKLIWCNIFKAASSTWLYNYLIMGGKVPEELKRLRISPVEAARELYPRPGRAKLMGHLAGGNKERYLSFIIVREPFQRLLSAYRDKIETIVPYYKQLRCQITKKYPIDTEKLKAGWWEECKPNFSQFVSFLIDEEREGRAPNEHWAPYYKFCSPCVASFDVVLRFESLHNDEMYLLEKVPGLSKVVSPKVIHSSHFNYSALTSSYFKQLTTRQLLGLLKIYLPDFRLFGYTERPYLDYVG; encoded by the exons atggagagatatTCCCCCTCCAACATTGACGTgggggagatgagtggagagatggaggaaaggaggaggagagtggaggaaagctGTGTGGAGGTGCTGgagccagaagagagagaggaggtcaaCAGTGGAGAGTTTCTTATAAGTGacaa GTACAAGCTTATTTGGTGCAACATATTCAAGGCCGCCAGCTCCACTTGGCTCTACAACTACCTGATAATGGGCGGGAAAGTGCCTGAAGAGCTTAAAAGACTGCGTATCTCACCCGTGGAGGCCGCAAGAGAGCTATACCCGCGGCCCGGTCGTGCTAAATTGATGGGACACTTAGCGGGCGGGAACAAGGAGAGGTATCTAAGCTTTATCATTGTAAGAGAGCCTTTCCAGCGCCTCCTTTCAGCTTACCGGGACAAGATCGAGACCATTGTGCCGTATTACAA ACAACTACGCTGCCAGATCACCAAGAAATACCCAATAGACACGGAGAAACTCAAGGCAGGCTGGTGGGAGGAGTGCAAACCTAATTTCTCGCAGTTTGTATCCTTTTTAATTGACGAGGAGCGAGAGGGCCGGGCGCCAAACGAACACTGGGCGCCTTATTACAAGTTCTGCTCTCCTTGTGTTGCCTCCTTTGATGTTGTGTTGCGGTTTGAGAGTCTACATAACGACGAGATGTACTTATTAGAGAAG gtCCCAGGGCTCTCCAAGGTGGTGTCTCCCAAGGTAATACACAGCTCCCATTTTAACTACAGCGCCTTGACCTCCTCCTACTTCAAGCAGCTCACCACAAGGCAACTTCTGGGCCTCTTAAAGATTTACCTCCCTGATTTCAGACTGTTTGGCTACACTGAAAGGCCTTACCTGGACTAtgtggggtag
- the LOC123509335 gene encoding uncharacterized protein LOC123509335 isoform X2 has product MAVDRHRGKPPVRAMVLVSNVIILLVCLGVVERVVALKECEVDVVVVAGGEQHTFTEDSSKAEISQITLFGKVEDGFEGFSINVEGIGGIVYSAWFPADHECFPDKDTWYQLLTFTQIKKNNDTTIMFGFETRHCRRECKSDTAPQSLQQQSVEVYGASHWSEDIPRGDNCTVNTPKAIRFHGKHSTCSKRPTPMSTMNIIVIVMVVLVVVPLLILLSVVIVKFIKKRAAPFS; this is encoded by the coding sequence ATGGCAGTGGACAGACACAGGGGCAAGCCACCAGTGAGGGCAATGGTGCTGGTGTCTAACGTGATAATATTGTTAGTGTGCCTTGGGGTGGTGGAAAGAGTGGTGGCCCTGAAGGAGTGTGAAGTtgatgtagtagtggtggcaggagGAGAGCAACACACCTTCACTGAGGACAGTTCAAAGGCTGAAATATCTCAAATAACTCTGTTTGGGAAGGTGGAGGACGGCTTTGAGGGATTCAGCATCAATGTGGAGGGAATAGGTGGCATTGTTTACAGTGCCTGGTTCCCTGCAGACCATGAATGCTTCCCTGACAAGGACACTTGGTACCAGCTCCTGACATTTACACAGATCAAGAAGAACAACGACACTACCATTATGTTTGGCTTTGAGACCAGACACTGCCGCAGGGAGTGTAAGAGCGACACAGCCCCACAAAGCCTGCAGCAGCAGAGTGTGGAGGTTTACGGGGCCTCTCACTGGAGTGAAGACATCCCCCGGGGGGATAACTGTACTGTTAACACACCGAAAGCCATCCGTTTCCATGGCAAGCATTCCACCTGCAGCAAACGCCCCACCCCCATGTCCACGATGAacataatagtgatagtgatggtagtgttggtggtggtaccaCTGCTCATCCTGCTGTCCGTGGTCATTGTGAAGTTCATCAAGAAGAGAGCAGCGCCTT
- the LOC123509335 gene encoding uncharacterized protein LOC123509335 isoform X3 produces MAVDRHRGKPPVRAMVLVSNVIILLVCLGVVERVVALKECEVDVVVVAGGEQHTFTEDSSKAEISQITLFGKVEDGFEGFSINVEGIGGIVYSAWFPADHECFPDKDTWYQLLTFTQIKKNNDTTIMFGFETRHCRRECKSDTAPQSLQQQSVEVYGASHWSEDIPRGDNCTVNTPKAIRFHGKHSTCSKRPTPMSTMNIIVIVMVVLVVVPLLILLSVVIVKFIKKRAAP; encoded by the coding sequence ATGGCAGTGGACAGACACAGGGGCAAGCCACCAGTGAGGGCAATGGTGCTGGTGTCTAACGTGATAATATTGTTAGTGTGCCTTGGGGTGGTGGAAAGAGTGGTGGCCCTGAAGGAGTGTGAAGTtgatgtagtagtggtggcaggagGAGAGCAACACACCTTCACTGAGGACAGTTCAAAGGCTGAAATATCTCAAATAACTCTGTTTGGGAAGGTGGAGGACGGCTTTGAGGGATTCAGCATCAATGTGGAGGGAATAGGTGGCATTGTTTACAGTGCCTGGTTCCCTGCAGACCATGAATGCTTCCCTGACAAGGACACTTGGTACCAGCTCCTGACATTTACACAGATCAAGAAGAACAACGACACTACCATTATGTTTGGCTTTGAGACCAGACACTGCCGCAGGGAGTGTAAGAGCGACACAGCCCCACAAAGCCTGCAGCAGCAGAGTGTGGAGGTTTACGGGGCCTCTCACTGGAGTGAAGACATCCCCCGGGGGGATAACTGTACTGTTAACACACCGAAAGCCATCCGTTTCCATGGCAAGCATTCCACCTGCAGCAAACGCCCCACCCCCATGTCCACGATGAacataatagtgatagtgatggtagtgttggtggtggtaccaCTGCTCATCCTGCTGTCCGTGGTCATTGTGAAGTTCATCAAGAAGAGAGCAGCGCCTT